In one Pseudomonas sp. MM211 genomic region, the following are encoded:
- a CDS encoding histidine kinase famiy protein: MVNSGKQSFRVDNTSSGDISGSGKNIFFAAVETTRMPMIIADPNRDDNPIIFANNAFLEMTGYSAEEVVGRNCRFLQGPETDRAVVAQVREAVAMRQELAVELINYRKDGSTFWSALFISPVYNDAGELIYFFSSQLDISRRRDAEEGLRQAQKMEALGQLTGGIAHDFNNLLQVMIGYLEVLDRTIAKPAYDQERMQRYVRNSRNAADRAATLTQQLLAFARKQKLEGRVLNLNGLINGFQELGERTLGQSTLRLTLEKTLWNCRIDPTQAEVAFLNILINARDALEGREHPTVDIETKNVVVDDLGSMSYDGLMPGRYVSIAITDNGIGMAESVSTRVMDPFFTTKEEGKGSGLGLSMVYGFVKQSGGTVRIYSEEGVGTTLRLYFPADDSQVTQRLAKEQPGERNGTERVLIVEDRPDVADLAKMVLEDYGYIAEISMNAREALLMLDMADYDLLFTDLIMPGGMNGVMLAREARRRKPGLKVLLTTGYSESSLESTDAAGSEFEVISKPYVPTDLARKVRQVIEGPTGVG, from the coding sequence ATGGTTAATAGCGGCAAACAGAGTTTCCGTGTCGATAACACCTCGTCCGGGGACATCTCCGGCTCCGGCAAGAACATCTTCTTTGCGGCGGTAGAAACCACCCGCATGCCGATGATAATCGCCGACCCGAATCGTGACGATAATCCGATCATCTTCGCCAATAACGCCTTTCTGGAGATGACCGGTTACAGCGCTGAAGAAGTCGTCGGTAGGAACTGCCGTTTCCTGCAGGGACCGGAAACGGATCGCGCGGTGGTCGCGCAGGTTCGTGAAGCGGTTGCGATGAGGCAAGAACTGGCCGTCGAGCTGATCAACTACCGAAAAGACGGCTCGACGTTCTGGAGTGCGCTGTTTATTTCGCCGGTCTACAACGACGCCGGTGAGCTGATTTATTTCTTTTCTTCCCAGTTGGATATCAGCCGTCGTCGCGATGCCGAGGAAGGTTTGCGCCAGGCGCAGAAAATGGAAGCGCTGGGCCAGCTCACGGGCGGTATTGCCCATGACTTCAATAACCTGCTGCAAGTGATGATCGGCTACCTCGAGGTGCTCGACCGCACGATAGCCAAGCCTGCATACGACCAGGAGCGCATGCAGCGCTACGTGCGCAACTCCCGTAATGCCGCTGATCGTGCTGCCACCCTTACCCAGCAACTGCTGGCGTTTGCGCGCAAGCAGAAGCTCGAGGGCCGCGTGCTCAACCTCAACGGGCTTATCAACGGCTTCCAGGAGTTGGGTGAGCGAACCCTGGGGCAGTCCACCCTGCGGTTGACGCTCGAGAAGACGCTCTGGAACTGCCGAATCGACCCGACGCAGGCCGAAGTCGCCTTTCTCAATATCCTTATCAATGCCCGCGATGCGCTTGAAGGGCGTGAGCATCCGACGGTCGATATCGAAACCAAGAACGTGGTGGTCGACGACTTGGGCAGCATGTCTTATGACGGTTTGATGCCGGGGCGTTACGTCAGCATCGCCATCACTGACAACGGCATCGGCATGGCCGAGAGCGTGAGTACACGAGTGATGGATCCCTTCTTCACCACCAAGGAGGAGGGCAAAGGCTCAGGCCTCGGCCTGTCGATGGTCTATGGCTTCGTCAAACAGTCCGGCGGCACGGTGCGGATTTATTCCGAAGAGGGTGTTGGTACGACGTTGCGTCTGTATTTCCCCGCAGATGACAGCCAGGTTACCCAGCGTCTTGCCAAGGAGCAGCCAGGCGAGCGCAATGGCACTGAGCGCGTGCTGATCGTGGAAGACCGGCCGGATGTGGCCGATCTGGCCAAGATGGTGCTCGAAGACTATGGCTACATCGCCGAGATATCCATGAACGCCCGTGAAGCGCTGCTAATGCTCGACATGGCCGACTACGACCTGCTGTTCACCGACCTGATCATGCCTGGTGGAATGAATGGCGTGATGCTCGCCCGCGAAGCCAGGCGTCGCAAACCGGGGCTGAAAGTACTGCTCACCACGGGTTACTCCGAGAGTTCTCTGGAGAGCACCGACGCTGCCGGCAGTGAATTCGAGGTGATATCCAAGCCATACGTGCCGACCGATCTGGCCCGCAAAGTGCGCCAGGTCATCGAGGGGCCGACAGGCGTTGGCTGA
- a CDS encoding TonB-dependent receptor produces MLSCLFALTPLSQAVADTRNTGDSLVTLGAVSVVAGQAGPLASHNILSSVDVLGADILEKQPVQYSWELFSRAPGVMLTQFNQGTTSGKLSFRGFNGEGEVNAVKLLIDGIPSNTNDGNMPFIDMVFPLEIDSLEVVRGTNDPRYGLHNIAGNASINTRQGGNEGKLRLRYGSFDTRELQLVKGIEGGNWSQNYAFSYQGSDGYRDHAKAERMSFAGKWFYTADDDAWRAGLIARHYTVDADEAGYLSRSDSRNRPRQSYANNATDTGEREMNQLSLHLDANLSETLSWASKAYVNTFEDRRWTQYWRTSSQQERYADETQYGALSSLTWRPEVEHLHAFALEGGAEVQRQENESLRYRTQQRNRVAQTRDQQFDLNVYGTYVQAVIEPSESLKIIPAYRVDKLYGGYVNGLSGEHADVNDYGLIKQPKISVVYSPWEQASLYANWGRSYQVGVGSAAYRLATLSDDLKPSINDGWETGIKFKPAAWIDGRIAYWEQKASDEVQRKLNDAVGDAENVGKTLRKGWDVQLNLYPSDASSIWLSYSRQFSEILEPNPNLPASKGKEMDHVPHHLYAAGSTYQLTPELELSAWVNGQSDYYLERTNSTGKFGDYLLLNLGATYQVTPTLSVDVQAKNITDRYYEYAWYDDSAGVQQSLHAAGDGRAVYAGLTLDF; encoded by the coding sequence ATGCTGTCCTGCCTGTTCGCCCTCACGCCGCTGAGCCAGGCCGTTGCCGACACCCGCAACACCGGCGATTCGCTCGTCACACTCGGCGCGGTCAGCGTCGTTGCAGGGCAAGCCGGCCCGCTGGCCAGCCACAACATTCTCAGCTCGGTCGATGTACTCGGTGCCGACATCCTCGAAAAGCAGCCGGTGCAATACAGCTGGGAACTGTTCAGCCGAGCGCCCGGTGTAATGCTGACCCAATTCAATCAGGGCACCACCTCCGGCAAGTTGTCGTTTCGCGGCTTCAACGGCGAGGGTGAGGTGAATGCCGTCAAGCTGCTGATCGACGGTATTCCCAGCAATACCAACGACGGCAACATGCCCTTCATCGACATGGTCTTCCCGCTGGAGATCGACAGCCTCGAAGTGGTGCGCGGCACCAACGACCCGCGCTACGGGCTGCACAACATCGCCGGCAACGCCAGCATCAATACCCGCCAGGGCGGCAACGAAGGCAAGTTGCGGCTGCGCTATGGCAGCTTCGACACCCGTGAACTGCAACTGGTGAAGGGCATCGAAGGCGGCAACTGGAGCCAGAACTACGCCTTCAGCTATCAGGGCAGCGATGGCTATCGGGATCACGCAAAGGCCGAGCGCATGAGCTTCGCCGGCAAGTGGTTCTATACCGCAGACGATGACGCCTGGCGTGCCGGGTTGATCGCCCGGCACTACACCGTCGATGCCGACGAAGCCGGCTACCTGAGCCGCTCTGACTCCCGCAACCGGCCACGTCAATCCTACGCCAACAACGCCACCGACACCGGTGAACGGGAAATGAACCAGCTCAGCCTGCACCTCGACGCCAACCTCTCGGAGACCCTGAGCTGGGCCAGCAAGGCCTACGTGAATACCTTCGAAGACCGCCGCTGGACGCAGTACTGGCGCACCTCATCGCAACAGGAACGTTACGCCGACGAAACCCAGTACGGCGCGCTGAGCAGCCTGACCTGGCGCCCCGAGGTGGAGCATCTGCATGCCTTCGCCCTGGAGGGTGGTGCCGAGGTACAGCGCCAGGAGAACGAAAGCCTGCGTTACCGCACGCAGCAGCGCAACCGCGTGGCGCAGACCCGCGATCAGCAGTTCGACCTGAATGTTTACGGCACCTATGTGCAGGCGGTGATCGAGCCCAGCGAGTCGCTGAAGATCATCCCCGCGTACCGCGTCGACAAGCTGTATGGCGGCTACGTCAATGGTTTGAGCGGTGAGCATGCCGACGTCAACGACTATGGCCTGATCAAACAGCCGAAGATCAGCGTCGTCTACTCGCCCTGGGAGCAAGCCAGCCTTTATGCCAACTGGGGCCGCAGCTATCAGGTCGGTGTCGGGTCGGCGGCTTATCGCCTGGCGACCCTCAGCGACGACCTGAAACCGTCGATCAACGATGGCTGGGAAACCGGCATCAAGTTCAAGCCAGCCGCCTGGATCGATGGCCGTATCGCCTACTGGGAGCAGAAGGCCTCGGATGAAGTGCAGCGCAAGCTCAACGACGCGGTTGGCGATGCCGAGAACGTCGGTAAAACCTTGCGCAAAGGCTGGGATGTGCAGCTCAACCTGTACCCCAGCGACGCCAGCAGCATCTGGCTGTCCTACTCGCGGCAGTTCTCGGAGATCCTCGAGCCCAATCCCAACCTGCCGGCCAGCAAGGGCAAGGAGATGGATCACGTGCCTCATCACCTGTACGCCGCTGGCTCGACCTATCAGCTGACGCCTGAGCTCGAGCTGTCCGCCTGGGTCAACGGCCAGAGCGACTACTACCTCGAACGCACCAACAGCACCGGCAAGTTCGGCGATTACCTGCTGCTCAATCTGGGGGCGACTTATCAGGTCACGCCAACCCTGAGCGTCGATGTGCAGGCCAAGAACATCACCGACCGTTACTACGAATACGCCTGGTATGACGACAGCGCCGGTGTGCAGCAATCGCTACACGCGGCAGGCGATGGTCGGGCAGTTTATGCGGGGCTGACGCTGGACTTCTAG
- a CDS encoding DUF2946 family protein — protein sequence MKFARDERSLIAWMLYASVLFSLFVCGIHHGQMSGLALSGLNGGYCASGSDHGQRYDDGSSSQSQQMSAQFNCPLCSSSSLAIALNTASWNIGHRLSARPSPIVVRSLAQPPPRYLWPSLNPRASPSRFLAV from the coding sequence ATGAAATTCGCCCGCGATGAACGGTCACTGATTGCATGGATGCTCTACGCCAGCGTCCTGTTCAGTCTGTTCGTCTGCGGTATTCATCACGGGCAAATGAGCGGCCTTGCCCTCAGCGGCCTGAACGGCGGTTACTGCGCTTCTGGCAGTGATCACGGCCAGCGTTACGATGACGGCAGCTCCAGCCAGTCCCAGCAGATGAGTGCGCAATTCAACTGCCCGCTGTGCTCGTCTTCTTCCCTGGCCATCGCCCTCAATACCGCAAGCTGGAACATTGGCCACCGGCTCTCGGCGAGGCCGTCGCCAATCGTCGTGCGCAGCCTGGCGCAACCGCCACCGCGCTATCTATGGCCCTCCCTGAATCCTCGCGCCTCCCCTTCCCGCTTCCTCGCCGTGTGA
- a CDS encoding NADH:flavin oxidoreductase gives MSDDVLFSPFKLKSLDLPNRIVMAPMTRALAPEGIPGEQHAEYYRRRAAGGVGLILTEGTVIDRPASRNMPGIPFFHGDAALAGWAEVAKAVHAAGGRIGPQIWHTGSTRSRGEWVPDAPVESPSGLVAPDDPRGVTMTLEDIADTVAAFASAAADAKRLGFDTVELHGAHGYLIDQFFWPGTNTRTDAFGGATIAERSRFAAEAVRAVRAAVGPDFPLILRVSQWKQQDYAARLATTPDEMTQWLTPLVEAGVDILHCSQRRFWEPEFADIDGEHGLNFAGWAKKLTGAATISVGSVGLDGDFFGAFGGKGSDAAVLDNLHLRLEREEFDLIAVGRVLISDAQWANKVRNGEPLPGFNAADLATLA, from the coding sequence ATGTCCGACGATGTACTGTTCAGCCCCTTCAAACTGAAAAGCCTGGATCTGCCCAACCGCATCGTCATGGCGCCCATGACCCGTGCCCTGGCGCCCGAAGGTATTCCCGGCGAGCAACATGCCGAGTACTACCGTCGCCGCGCTGCCGGCGGCGTGGGCCTGATCCTGACGGAGGGCACAGTGATCGACCGCCCGGCCTCGCGCAACATGCCAGGTATCCCGTTCTTTCATGGCGATGCAGCGCTGGCTGGCTGGGCTGAAGTGGCCAAGGCCGTACACGCGGCTGGCGGTCGCATCGGCCCACAGATCTGGCACACCGGCTCGACCCGTTCCCGTGGCGAATGGGTGCCTGATGCGCCGGTGGAAAGCCCGTCCGGGCTGGTGGCCCCCGATGATCCGCGCGGCGTGACCATGACCCTGGAAGACATCGCCGATACCGTGGCGGCATTCGCCAGCGCTGCAGCGGATGCCAAACGCCTGGGCTTCGACACGGTCGAGCTGCATGGCGCCCATGGTTACCTGATCGACCAGTTCTTCTGGCCAGGTACCAACACCCGCACGGATGCCTTCGGTGGCGCCACCATCGCCGAGCGTTCGCGCTTCGCTGCAGAGGCGGTACGCGCCGTTCGCGCGGCCGTCGGGCCGGACTTTCCGCTGATCCTGCGGGTCAGCCAGTGGAAGCAGCAGGACTACGCCGCACGCCTGGCGACCACGCCTGACGAGATGACCCAGTGGCTGACGCCGCTGGTCGAGGCTGGCGTGGATATCCTGCATTGCTCGCAGCGCCGCTTCTGGGAGCCGGAGTTCGCGGACATCGACGGCGAGCACGGCCTCAACTTTGCGGGTTGGGCGAAGAAACTCACCGGTGCAGCGACCATCAGCGTCGGCTCGGTAGGGCTCGATGGCGACTTCTTCGGCGCCTTTGGCGGCAAGGGCTCCGATGCCGCCGTGCTGGATAATCTGCACCTGCGCCTCGAGCGTGAAGAGTTCGACCTGATCGCCGTGGGCCGTGTGCTGATCTCCGACGCACAGTGGGCCAACAAGGTTCGTAACGGTGAGCCACTGCCAGGCTTCAATGCCGCCGACCTCGCCACGCTAGCCTGA
- a CDS encoding TetR/AcrR family transcriptional regulator, protein MRVTKAQAQANRALIVETASALFRERGYDGVGVADLMAAAGFTHGGFYKHFGSKADLMAESAACGISKTLERSSGVDAAAFFNFYVSRQHRDERGSGCTMAALGGDATRQPDEIKAIFAQGIEGMLATLDHEGDTQGQDARAQMIGLFAQAVGAIVLSRACPDDSPLADEIIDLCRSQILAAIPENAS, encoded by the coding sequence ATGCGAGTGACCAAGGCTCAGGCCCAGGCGAACCGAGCGCTGATCGTCGAAACAGCCTCTGCTCTGTTTCGTGAGCGCGGCTATGACGGCGTGGGCGTGGCGGATCTGATGGCCGCTGCCGGCTTCACGCATGGCGGGTTCTACAAGCACTTCGGCTCCAAGGCTGACCTGATGGCGGAATCGGCCGCGTGCGGCATTTCAAAAACGCTGGAGCGCAGTAGCGGTGTAGACGCCGCCGCGTTCTTCAACTTCTACGTTTCTCGACAGCACCGTGATGAGCGCGGGTCTGGCTGCACCATGGCCGCGCTTGGCGGCGACGCGACGCGTCAACCGGACGAGATCAAGGCGATATTCGCGCAGGGCATCGAAGGCATGCTAGCGACGCTCGATCATGAGGGCGATACGCAAGGGCAGGACGCGCGAGCGCAAATGATCGGCTTGTTCGCCCAGGCAGTCGGGGCGATCGTGTTGTCCCGCGCCTGCCCGGACGATTCCCCGCTGGCAGACGAGATCATCGACCTGTGTCGTTCGCAGATCCTGGCAGCCATACCCGAGAACGCGAGCTAG
- a CDS encoding MaoC family dehydratase, translating into MTIYYLDDLQPGQRFAGTTRVRLDAEAIKTFAAEFDPQPFHLDEAAASTSIFGALAASGWHTAALTMRLLVDCEPKLAGGIVGAGFDELRWPLPVRPGDELRVELEVLEVRPSRSKPTQGLVKMRTTTLNQDGQVVQVSVGNLVVPRRPEQ; encoded by the coding sequence ATGACCATCTACTACCTGGACGACCTGCAACCGGGTCAACGCTTCGCTGGCACTACCCGGGTTCGCCTCGACGCGGAGGCCATCAAGACCTTCGCTGCCGAGTTCGACCCCCAGCCATTTCATCTCGACGAAGCCGCTGCCAGTACTTCGATTTTTGGTGCACTGGCCGCCAGTGGCTGGCACACCGCGGCGCTGACCATGCGCCTGCTGGTCGATTGCGAGCCGAAACTCGCCGGCGGCATTGTCGGCGCCGGCTTCGACGAGCTGCGCTGGCCGCTGCCGGTCAGGCCTGGCGATGAACTGCGGGTGGAACTCGAGGTGCTGGAGGTGCGGCCATCCAGATCCAAGCCTACTCAAGGGCTGGTCAAAATGCGCACCACCACGCTGAATCAGGATGGGCAGGTCGTGCAGGTTTCCGTGGGCAATCTGGTGGTGCCTCGTCGCCCTGAGCAATAG
- a CDS encoding aldo/keto reductase, which produces MKYTTFGKTGLQVSQVALGTGNFGTGWGYGADPDTSEAVFNAYAEAGGNFIDTADVYQFGQSEALLGTLLEGRREDFVLATKFTNGAAPDANRLVTGNSRKAMVASVEASLKRLKTDRIDIYWVHHPDAVTPMEEVVRGLDDLARAGKILYAGLSNFPAWRLAHAATLAQLTRAVPIAAAQFEHSLVHRDPEADLFQASHALGLGIVTWSPLGGGMLTGKYRQGEKGRAEGFGGRVFQAENSAQRTQILDVLIAVADELGVNPGQVAIAWAGTHGSVPIIGPRSLAQLTDNLGSLALELSAEQIARLDAVSDLGQATAARTPVSWASGNLPRIVA; this is translated from the coding sequence ATGAAATACACCACGTTTGGCAAAACGGGCCTGCAGGTTTCCCAGGTGGCGCTGGGCACCGGCAATTTTGGAACCGGTTGGGGCTATGGTGCCGACCCTGATACCAGCGAGGCCGTTTTCAACGCCTACGCCGAAGCTGGCGGCAACTTCATCGATACCGCCGACGTGTACCAGTTCGGCCAGTCCGAGGCGCTGCTCGGTACGCTGCTGGAGGGGCGCCGCGAGGATTTCGTCCTCGCTACCAAGTTCACCAACGGCGCGGCACCCGATGCCAACCGCTTGGTCACCGGTAACAGCCGCAAGGCGATGGTCGCGTCGGTCGAGGCGAGCCTGAAGCGCCTGAAAACCGACCGCATCGATATCTACTGGGTGCATCATCCCGACGCTGTTACGCCCATGGAAGAAGTGGTTCGCGGTCTGGATGATCTTGCTCGCGCCGGCAAGATTCTCTACGCGGGCCTGTCCAACTTTCCGGCCTGGCGTCTCGCCCATGCTGCCACCCTGGCACAACTGACCCGCGCCGTTCCCATCGCGGCGGCGCAGTTCGAGCACAGCCTGGTGCACCGCGATCCCGAGGCCGATTTGTTCCAGGCGTCCCATGCTCTGGGGCTGGGGATCGTTACCTGGTCTCCGCTCGGCGGCGGCATGCTCACTGGCAAATACCGGCAGGGCGAGAAGGGCCGGGCCGAAGGCTTCGGTGGGCGGGTATTCCAGGCCGAGAACTCGGCGCAGCGCACGCAGATTCTCGACGTGCTGATCGCGGTTGCCGATGAGCTGGGCGTCAACCCTGGCCAGGTTGCAATTGCCTGGGCCGGTACTCACGGCTCGGTGCCGATCATCGGGCCACGTTCCCTGGCGCAGCTCACCGACAATCTTGGTTCCCTGGCGCTCGAACTGTCGGCCGAGCAGATCGCTCGCCTTGATGCGGTGAGCGATCTGGGCCAGGCGACAGCAGCGAGAACCCCGGTTTCCTGGGCTTCGGGCAACCTGCCGAGAATCGTTGCCTAA
- a CDS encoding LysR family transcriptional regulator — translation MVFTSESLRVFLAVIDEGSFSAAARVLGRVPSAVNMAVSQLEAELDLILFDRSTRKALPTPAARALEPQARQVASQLNLLDAHALQLHKGLERRLVLAMAPELQTGAWSQPLITLAREFPTLEIEIRSAAQADAVRMLHDGSVHVALMFERPGIDEREAFAEAGSQLLTAVAAPGYPFTSEGEPLDEAHMADTRQIVVASGDPNASDPQIVLSHRVWLTDSYLATLDLVQAGLGWAYLPQPLVQPMIASGVLSAVKFDNMASQIRLWVDVIWYKSRPLGLGARRYLQLLREQVEAGPARS, via the coding sequence ATGGTATTCACCAGCGAATCGCTTCGGGTATTTCTCGCCGTCATCGACGAAGGCTCGTTTTCCGCGGCAGCGCGCGTCTTGGGCCGTGTGCCCTCGGCCGTGAACATGGCGGTGTCGCAGCTGGAGGCAGAACTGGATCTGATCCTGTTCGATCGCTCGACCCGCAAGGCGCTGCCCACCCCAGCCGCCCGCGCACTGGAGCCCCAGGCCAGACAGGTGGCCAGTCAGCTGAACCTGCTCGACGCCCATGCACTGCAGTTGCACAAGGGCCTGGAAAGACGGCTGGTGCTGGCGATGGCCCCGGAGCTACAGACCGGCGCCTGGAGCCAGCCGCTGATTACCCTGGCCCGGGAATTCCCCACTCTGGAGATAGAGATTCGCTCGGCTGCCCAGGCCGATGCGGTGCGCATGCTGCACGACGGCAGCGTGCACGTGGCGTTGATGTTCGAGCGCCCCGGCATCGACGAGCGCGAAGCCTTCGCCGAAGCCGGCAGCCAGTTGCTTACCGCAGTCGCCGCGCCAGGCTACCCGTTCACCAGCGAGGGAGAACCACTGGACGAAGCGCACATGGCGGACACACGGCAGATCGTGGTGGCCAGCGGCGACCCCAACGCCTCCGACCCGCAGATCGTGCTTTCCCACCGCGTGTGGCTCACGGACAGTTACCTGGCCACCCTCGACCTGGTGCAAGCCGGCCTGGGCTGGGCCTACCTGCCGCAGCCGCTGGTTCAGCCGATGATCGCCTCGGGCGTGCTGTCCGCGGTCAAGTTCGACAACATGGCCAGCCAGATACGTCTGTGGGTCGATGTCATCTGGTACAAGAGCCGCCCCCTGGGGCTGGGGGCACGCCGTTATCTGCAACTGCTGCGCGAGCAGGTCGAGGCTGGGCCGGCGCGTTCGTAA
- a CDS encoding SDR family NAD(P)-dependent oxidoreductase, protein MFRAMAGQVALVSGAGSESGIGMAIARRLGAAGVKLIVTASSARIAERVAELRAAGFEAEGCAVDLTDEAQTQAFADCAEALWGRIDILVNNAGMAMQGSPEPFVEVSKMSLDVWNLSISRNLTSAFLLTRAVLPGMQQRQYGRVVHVSSVTGTRVGNPGEAGYSAAKAGMLGLNRSLALEVAGEGITVNSVAPGWITTAATHPEEQRAAAYVPVGRAGYPEEVAAAVAFLASPEASYITGESLVIDGGNSLIENKAP, encoded by the coding sequence ATGTTCAGGGCAATGGCAGGTCAGGTGGCATTGGTCAGCGGCGCTGGTAGCGAGAGCGGCATCGGCATGGCCATTGCGCGCAGGCTCGGGGCGGCTGGCGTAAAGCTGATCGTCACCGCCAGCAGCGCGCGCATCGCCGAGCGTGTAGCCGAGCTGCGCGCCGCGGGCTTCGAGGCCGAGGGCTGCGCAGTCGACCTCACCGACGAAGCGCAGACGCAGGCGTTCGCAGACTGTGCGGAGGCGCTCTGGGGGCGCATCGACATCCTGGTCAACAACGCCGGCATGGCCATGCAGGGCAGCCCCGAGCCGTTCGTCGAGGTGTCGAAGATGAGCCTCGACGTTTGGAACCTGTCGATCTCGCGCAACCTGACTTCCGCATTTCTGCTCACCCGCGCCGTGCTGCCGGGCATGCAGCAGCGCCAATATGGCCGTGTCGTACACGTCAGCTCGGTGACTGGCACGCGGGTTGGCAATCCGGGGGAGGCCGGCTACAGCGCGGCCAAGGCCGGAATGCTCGGTTTGAACCGGTCACTGGCGCTGGAAGTGGCCGGCGAGGGCATCACCGTCAATTCGGTAGCGCCGGGGTGGATCACTACCGCCGCCACCCACCCCGAAGAACAGCGCGCTGCGGCCTATGTGCCCGTGGGCCGCGCCGGCTATCCCGAAGAAGTCGCCGCCGCAGTGGCCTTTCTGGCCTCACCGGAGGCGAGCTACATCACCGGTGAGTCGCTGGTGATCGATGGCGGCAACAGCCTGATCGAGAACAAGGCGCCCTGA
- a CDS encoding SDR family NAD(P)-dependent oxidoreductase, translating into MQPVVLITGALGGIGQAMCERFNAGGWQVFGTDLDATALAALQAEGKLAGAHGADIRKPSACKDVVAALLASIGRLDALVNCAGVWREGPLESFSEEDFDIVLDVNLKATFFMCSASIPALRESKGAIVNISSDAGRQGNRNAAAYCASKGAVTLMTKALALDLAPSGVRCNSVSPGDVETPMLKFQAEHYGNGDQQAYYQDLLAKYPQGDAARFIQPGEVADLAYFLCQSSARSITGADMAIDCGVSAGN; encoded by the coding sequence ATGCAACCCGTCGTTCTGATTACCGGTGCCCTGGGCGGTATCGGCCAGGCCATGTGCGAGCGTTTCAATGCGGGTGGCTGGCAGGTCTTCGGCACGGATCTGGACGCCACCGCGCTCGCCGCGCTGCAGGCCGAAGGCAAGCTGGCCGGCGCGCATGGCGCCGACATTCGTAAACCGAGCGCCTGCAAAGACGTCGTCGCGGCGTTGCTCGCCAGCATCGGCCGGCTGGACGCCCTGGTGAACTGCGCCGGTGTGTGGCGTGAAGGCCCGCTGGAATCGTTCAGCGAAGAGGATTTCGACATCGTGCTGGACGTCAACCTCAAGGCCACCTTCTTCATGTGCTCGGCCAGCATCCCGGCGCTGCGCGAGAGCAAGGGCGCCATCGTCAACATCTCCAGCGACGCCGGCCGGCAGGGCAATCGCAATGCTGCCGCCTACTGCGCCAGCAAGGGCGCGGTGACCCTCATGACCAAGGCGCTGGCGCTGGATCTGGCGCCTTCAGGCGTGCGCTGCAACAGCGTGTCGCCGGGCGATGTGGAGACTCCGATGCTGAAGTTCCAGGCCGAGCATTACGGCAATGGCGACCAGCAGGCGTACTACCAGGATCTGCTGGCCAAGTACCCGCAAGGCGACGCGGCGCGTTTCATCCAGCCCGGCGAAGTGGCCGACCTGGCGTATTTCCTCTGCCAGAGCAGCGCGCGCTCCATCACCGGCGCGGACATGGCAATCGACTGCGGTGTGTCGGCCGGCAACTGA